Proteins co-encoded in one Malus domestica chromosome 09, GDT2T_hap1 genomic window:
- the LOC139187759 gene encoding pre-mRNA-processing-splicing factor 8A-like codes for MSWRKILSGGHTRGMMQIAGYLHGVSPPDNPRVKEIRRMVMPPQWGTHQQVHLPSALSENDFLNDLEPLGWMHTQPNELPQLSFQDVAWLENTKQENGEKCNILTCSFTPGSCWLPACKLTLAGYEWGRSANTGDSGSKNYNFMGVRHTASMKYDMKLGMLREYYHQDHCPIHFLEFCNMEEGATVEGGRDDHFERYKAVYGS; via the exons ATGTCTTGGAGAAAAATCCTCTCTGGTGGACACACTAGAGGCATGATGCAAATTGCTGGTTACTTGCACGGTGTAAGCCCACCCGACAACCCTCGGGTTAAGGAAATTCGACGCATGGTCATGCCACCACAGTGGGGGACGCACCAGCAAGTTCATCTGCCATCAGCTCTTTCTGAGAATGATTTCCTCAATGATTTAGAGCCTTTGGGGTGGATGCACACGCAGCCAAATGAGCTTCCTCAGCTTTCTTTCCAGGATGTCGCATGGCTGGAGAACACCAAGCAAGAGAATGGGGAGAAGTGCAACATTTTAACCTGCAGCTTCACTCCAGGTTCTTGCTGGTTGCCTGCATGTAAGCTTACTCTGGCGGGTTATGAGTGGGGACGTAGTGCTAATACAGGAGACAGCGGAAGCAAA AACTACAACTTCATGGGGGTGAGGCATACAGCAAGCATGAAGTATGACATGAAGCTTGGGATGCTGAGGGAGTACTATCACCAGGACCACTGCCCGATCCATTTCCTTGAGTTCTGCAACATGGAGGAAGGTGCCACAGTAGAGGGAGGTCGTGACGATCACTTCGA GCGTTATAAGGCTGTTTATGGTTCGTAA